AAGCTGGCCGGCGTCTGCCAGGACCTGCCGTAGCCGAGGTCCAGATTCACCGAGCGGTAGTGCAACGCATGGGCAGCCTCGATCACCGCGCGGATGCGCGCCGAACTGCGGAAGTACTCGACCGTGCCGCCGTCGTCCGCGCGCAGATCGGGCACCGCGACGCTGAGCTGGTTGAAGCCGAGCTCATGCAGCGCGCCAATCAGCGGCCAGTCGGCATGGGCCAGCTCGACTTCGGCGAGAAAGCTGCCGGCACGGGAATCGACGAAACTGAAGCGGCTCCTGAGCAGAGTCATCAGTTCTCGCAACGCGGCGATGCCCAGTGTGCCGGTGCTCAGCCGCAACTGCTCGACCTGCTGCAGCGGCCCGACATGGCAACCGAGCTGTTCGATCTCGCGACGCAGGCGCAGCTGATAGGCGGCGGCCTCGCCAGGCTGCAGCTCGACGCCACCGGGCTGGTGAATGGATAGCGACAGCGGGCGGCCGGCGCGACGCCCCTCGCGCAATGCACGCAGCAGATCCAGCGGGGCGATCCGGTCGCTGAAATCGGCCGCAGCCGGATAGGTGCAGTGCCCCTGCCCGATCTGTCCGTAGCGTTGTACCAGCGCGTCGTCCCAGGTCACTGAGCCAAGCATGAGAGCCTCCCGGCTGCGAATATCGTGTTTATTGCTTTAAGCGGCATCATCCGCGAGCCAGTGCGGGCGACGTTGACGTCCGTCAAGTAGGTGACAGATGGCCCCGGTGAGCAGCCGGACGGTCAGAACTCCGACGCGAAACACAATGCACTGCCTGAGGGACAGACACTCGCAAGCGCCGTTCGACCAGCCGACGCTTTGGAAAAGCCCGCAACACGATGCTATTGATAGTCCTTCTTCCATACCCCGGAGCCCGATCGTGATTCCAGCTTCGCTGATTTCCGCCCTGCGCTCGGCCCGCCATGTCGTCGTGTTCACCGGTGCCGGCGTTTCCGCCGAGAGCGGCATCCCGACCTTTCGCGACGCGCTGACCGGTTTATGGGAGCGTTTCGATCCGGGCGAGCTGGCCACAGCCGAAGCGTTTCGCCGCGACCCGGCGCTGGTCTGGGGCTGGTATGAATGGCGGCGCATGCGCGTGTTCCAGGCGCAGCCGAACCCTGCTCACCTGGCGATCGCCGAACTGGCGCGCCAAGTACCACGTCTGACGCTGATCACGCAGAACGTCGACGACCTGCACGAGCGCGCCGGCAGCCAGGACGTCATCCACCTGCACGGCAGCCTGCACCGACCGCGCTGCTTCGCCTGCGCACGCGAGCCTGCCGAGCCGCTGCCTGACGCCGACGAGCCCGAAGGCGGCCGTCGCCTCGAACCGCCCCGCTGCAGTCATTGCGGCGGACGGCTGCGCCCCGGCGTCGTCTGGTTCGGCGAGAGTCTGCCCGTCGCTGCACTCAATGCCGCGTTCCAGGCCGCTGGCGAATGCGATCTGCTACTGTCGGTAGGCACCTCCGGGGTGGTCTATCCCGCTGCCGAAGTGCCACACCGGGCGCACGACGCCGGAGCCACCGTGGTGCACGTCAACCCGCAAGGCGAGGCGACTGCCGGCAACCGCGAACACCTGCTTGCGCTGCCCGCCGGCAAGGCACTGCCGGAATTGCTCCGCGAGGCGTTTGGCGGCTGACAGAGATAAATCTGCTCCTTGCCACGCAGACGTGGTCGCCCCAAAGCAGGGAGCACGCCCGCACCGCCGCACTGTTCTGGTTCAAGCCTGCCTCGTTCCGGCCACAGCGACGAACGCCGATTCGCTCAGCGCCTGTGCGACCAACACCCCGCAATACCGCGCAGTCGCGCGCTTGGCAGCCGCACATGCACGCTGCCGGACAAGCTGGCATACAACCTGCAATCACCCTGGCAAACCTGCCCGACTCGCGGCAGGACGTCCCACACGGTCAGCGGCGACCGTCAAGCCAAAAGGCGCGGGACCGGGTGTAGCAGGCAACGGGGCCTGACCGACCACCCCACACACCACTAATTACCAGGCAAAGGCGCCTGGAGCTGATACCAGCTCCAGGCGCCTTTTTGCATTTTGCCGGCCCAGTGCCGCAGCAGCTCGACTGAGGAAAGGCCATGAGTTCTACCGTCACTCCGCTCACGCAAGAAAAACTGGTCATCGTCGGCAACGGCATGGTCGGTCACCACTGCATCGAACAGCTGATCGAGCGCGGCGCCCTCACCCGCTACGAGTTGCATGTGTTCGGCGAGGAGCGCCAGCGTGCCTACGATCGCGTGCACCTGTCCGAATACTTCGGCGGTCGCGATGCCGAGTCGCTGGCCATGTGCGAGGCCGACTACTACGCCAGCCACGGCGTCTACACCCATCTGGGCATTCAGGTGCTGGGCATCGACCGCGAGCGCAAGGAGGTCGTCACCAGTGCCGGCCGCCAGCCCTACGACCAGCTGATCCTGGCCACCGGCTCCTACCCCTTCGTGCCGCCAATCACCGGCGCCGAAGGCAGCGCGCGACTGGTCTACCGCACCCTCGACGACCTTGATGCGATTCGTGCGGCCGCCAGCGGCGCCAAGCGCGGTGTGGTGGTCGGTGGCGGTCTGCTCGGTCTGGAAGCGGCCAACGCGCTGAAGTCGCTCGGCCTGGAAGCGCATGTCGTCGAATTCGCCCCGCGCCTGATGCCGGTGCAGCTGGACGCCGAAGGCGGCGCAGCATTGAAGGCTCGCATCGAGGCGCTGGGCGTCGGCGTGCACCTGTCGCGCGCCACCCAGGAGATCGTTACCGGCGAAGACTACGCCTGGCGGATGAACTTCACCGACGGCGAATTCCTCGAAACTGACCTGATCGTGTTCTCCGCCGGCATCCGCCCGCAAGATGCCCTCGGCCGTGTCGCGGAGCTGGAGATCGCCCCGCGCGGCGGCATCGTTATCGACAGCGAATGCCGCACCTCGGACCCGGCGATCTTCGCCATCGGCGAGTGCGCCAGCTGGAACGGCAGCGTGTTCGGCCTGGTCGCCCCGGGCTACAGCATGGCACGCGGTGTCGCTGCGCAACTGGCCGGCGAACCGCACGAGCCCTTCTACGGCGCCGACATGTCGACCAAGCTCAAGCTGCTCGGCGTCGATGTAGGCTCCATCGGCGATGCCCACGGCGCCACGCCGGGCTCGCGCAGCTACCGCTTCATCGACGAGGCGACTGCCAGCTACCGCCGCCTGGTAGTGTCCGCCGATGGCAAGCGCGTGCTCGGCGCAGTGCTGGTCGGTGACAACAGCTACTACGACACCCTGCTGCAGTACGCGCAGAACGGCATCAAGCTGCCGGCCGATCCGTCCGCGCTGATCCTGCCGCAGACCGAAGGCGCTCCGACCCTTGGCCCGGACGCACTGCCGGCCAGCGCGACCATTTGCTCCTGCCACAACGTCAGCAAGGGCGCGGTGTGCTGCCAGGTCGACGCCGGCGTCACCGACCTCGGCGAGCTCAAAGCGGCAACCAAGGCGGCCACCGGCTGCGGCGGCTGCAACGCCCTGCTCAAGCTGGTGTTCGATGCCGAACTGTCGGCGCGCGGCGTGGCGGTGGACAAGAGCCTCTGCGAGCACTTCGCCTACACCCGTCAGGAGCTTTACGGCATCGTCCGCGTCGAGGGCATCCAGAGCTTCGCCGAACTGCTGGCCAAACACGGCCGCGGCCATGTCGGCTGCGACATCTGCAAGCCGACGGTGGGTTCGATCCTGGCCTCGTGCTGGAACCAGCCGATCACCGATCCGGCGCTGATTCCGCTGCAGGACACCAACGACACCTTCATGGCCAACATGCAGAAGAACGGCACCTACTCGGTGGTACCGCGCATCCCGGGTGGTGAGATCACCCCCGAGGGGCTGATCGCCATCGGCGAGGTGGCGAAGAAATACGACCTCTACACCAAGATCACCGGCGGCCAGCGCATCGACCTGTTCGGCGCCCAGCTGCACGAGCTGCCGGACATCTGGGGCGAGCTGATCGCCGCCGGCTTCGAAACCGGCCACGCCTACGGCAAGAGCCTGCGCACAGTGAAATCCTGCGTCGGCAGCACCTGGTGCCGCTACGGCGTGCAGGACAGCGTCGGCATGGCGCTGCGCCTGGAGGACCGCTACAAAGGCCTGCGTGCGCCGCACAAGATCAAGTTCGCCGTATCCGGTTGTACCCGCGAATGCGCCGAGGCGCAGAGCAAGGACATCGGCGTGATCGCCACCGACAAGGGCTGGAACCTCTACATCTGCGGCAACGGCGGCATGCGCCCGCGACATGCCGAGCTGTTCGCCACCGATCTCGATGACGAAACGCTGATCCGCATCATCGACCGCGTCTTGATGTTCTACGTGCGCACCGCCGACAAGCTGCAGCGCACCTCAGTCTGGCGCGAGAGCCTGGAAGGCGGCTTGGACTATCTGAAGGACGTCATCCTCGACGACAGCCTGAATCTCGCCGCCGAGCTGGAAAGCCAGATGCAGCACGTGGTCGACAGCTACCAGTGCGAATGGGCCAACGCCATCAGCGATCCGGAAAAGCTCAAGCGCTTCCGCACCTTCGTCAACGACGGGCGCGCCGACCCGGACATCCACTTCGTCAAGGAGCGCGGCCAGCGTCGGCCGGTACGCGCCAGCGAACTTCACCTGATCCCACTTACCCAGGAGGTGCTCTGATGAGCCAGTCCAACGTCGTTCGTCTCGACTCCCGTTCCGCAGCCCCGGCGGCCTGGCAGGCACTGTGCAGCCGCGCCGATCTGGTCGCCAATTCCGGTGTGGTGGCCTGGCACGAAGGCGCCCAGGTGGCGCTGTTCCACCTGCCCGACAACGCCGAAGGCGAGCAGCTGTTCGCCATCGACAACCGCGACCCCAAGTCTGGCGCCAACGTCATCGGTCGCGGCATCGTCGGCAGCCTCAAGGGCGAGCTGGTGATCGCCTCGCCGCTGTACAAGCAGCACTTCCGCCTGGCCGATGGCAGCTGCCTGGAATACCCCGAACAAAGCCTGCGGGTATGGCCGGTGCGCCTCAATGGCGATGCCGTGGAAATCGGCCTCGTGTGAATTCAGCGCTGTCCCTAAAGACCTTCGCTCAACAGCCTTCTGCCAACTACTCAAGAGCATCACGCAATGTCCTACATAATCCCTTCGGAGTTCGCCACCAAGATGGTGGACGCCGGTGAATCGAAGATATTCATGTCCACTCGCGACACCCTGATCCGCGCCTTCATGGCCGGGGCGATCCTCGCCCTCGCCGCGGTGTTCGCGGTGACCATCACCGTGCAGACCGGTTCACCGCTGATCGGCGCCATGCTCTTTCCCGTGGGCTTCGTCATGCTTTACCTGATGGGGTTCGACCTGCTGACCGGGGTGTTCATGCTCACCCCGCTGGCACTGCTCGACCGTCGCCCCGGGGTAA
This DNA window, taken from Pseudomonas sp. FeN3W, encodes the following:
- a CDS encoding NAD-dependent deacylase is translated as MIPASLISALRSARHVVVFTGAGVSAESGIPTFRDALTGLWERFDPGELATAEAFRRDPALVWGWYEWRRMRVFQAQPNPAHLAIAELARQVPRLTLITQNVDDLHERAGSQDVIHLHGSLHRPRCFACAREPAEPLPDADEPEGGRRLEPPRCSHCGGRLRPGVVWFGESLPVAALNAAFQAAGECDLLLSVGTSGVVYPAAEVPHRAHDAGATVVHVNPQGEATAGNREHLLALPAGKALPELLREAFGG
- the nirB gene encoding nitrite reductase large subunit NirB; the protein is MSSTVTPLTQEKLVIVGNGMVGHHCIEQLIERGALTRYELHVFGEERQRAYDRVHLSEYFGGRDAESLAMCEADYYASHGVYTHLGIQVLGIDRERKEVVTSAGRQPYDQLILATGSYPFVPPITGAEGSARLVYRTLDDLDAIRAAASGAKRGVVVGGGLLGLEAANALKSLGLEAHVVEFAPRLMPVQLDAEGGAALKARIEALGVGVHLSRATQEIVTGEDYAWRMNFTDGEFLETDLIVFSAGIRPQDALGRVAELEIAPRGGIVIDSECRTSDPAIFAIGECASWNGSVFGLVAPGYSMARGVAAQLAGEPHEPFYGADMSTKLKLLGVDVGSIGDAHGATPGSRSYRFIDEATASYRRLVVSADGKRVLGAVLVGDNSYYDTLLQYAQNGIKLPADPSALILPQTEGAPTLGPDALPASATICSCHNVSKGAVCCQVDAGVTDLGELKAATKAATGCGGCNALLKLVFDAELSARGVAVDKSLCEHFAYTRQELYGIVRVEGIQSFAELLAKHGRGHVGCDICKPTVGSILASCWNQPITDPALIPLQDTNDTFMANMQKNGTYSVVPRIPGGEITPEGLIAIGEVAKKYDLYTKITGGQRIDLFGAQLHELPDIWGELIAAGFETGHAYGKSLRTVKSCVGSTWCRYGVQDSVGMALRLEDRYKGLRAPHKIKFAVSGCTRECAEAQSKDIGVIATDKGWNLYICGNGGMRPRHAELFATDLDDETLIRIIDRVLMFYVRTADKLQRTSVWRESLEGGLDYLKDVILDDSLNLAAELESQMQHVVDSYQCEWANAISDPEKLKRFRTFVNDGRADPDIHFVKERGQRRPVRASELHLIPLTQEVL
- the nirD gene encoding nitrite reductase small subunit NirD — protein: MSQSNVVRLDSRSAAPAAWQALCSRADLVANSGVVAWHEGAQVALFHLPDNAEGEQLFAIDNRDPKSGANVIGRGIVGSLKGELVIASPLYKQHFRLADGSCLEYPEQSLRVWPVRLNGDAVEIGLV